Genomic window (Aethina tumida isolate Nest 87 chromosome 4, icAetTumi1.1, whole genome shotgun sequence):
tttttaattttaatttaatatgaataagaAAGTAACTGAATTGAAGAATtgaattagtattaattaccCAAAAtagaagataattttattttgattgtatTGTTTACACATAATGAGATTTATTATATCGAAATGGatcctaataaataataaattctaagtagtaatttaattattgagtcTGCAcataattttgtgtaataacaaaataattaaaattaagtacaaTTTTCAAGGAtttgtctaaaataataaatttatgtaagttCTTATAACAAGACATCATAAAAACATTTCCTAAGAACTGATAActatataatgataatttcaGTAAAGATTATcctctacatgtaaaaaaggTAAACGTCACATGGTTCGGAGAAGAAACTTGTTGCGTTCATAAATACTGAACATAACGAACCCAGGCTCCACATCAGTGGGACATCCCGCGTCGAGTTCTACCTTGAAAAGTTGTATTGTCTGAACGGatttttattcagttattGAACGTGCGGTGAAATAAAGTGACTTGACTGACTGGAATATCAGGtgataatacaattattttgttaaattgattttatcattaaataaatgcgtTTTCAAACTTTCACATTTGATTTCCtgtaaaattgttgttgtttattagAACGAAACTTTTGTgtggttattatttaatatataaacccacatgaaaattaaataaaattgtaatataaacgTGGAATTGAGAATACttctatttatgtatattcatTTTGCATGTGGATAAAtaacactaaaaaatatttacttgttgTATACATATAACAAATACGATAACCAAAAGGTTTCTTTATAACCTTAGCactttaatattatgataattgTTTATGGGAGACAGACAGTACGTGATATGATatcgttatttatattttaagcatTATGGGGCATCTGcaccaatttattatatgtttgaGCACATTTATTTCGTTGGCGATATGTGCACCACAACAGTCTTTGGTGATATCTTCACCACCACCACCCCTGGACATCCCGGGAACATCAGAGAGTCCTGTAAGTGAAGCACCAAAACCCATTCCAAAAATCTACGAAATGAATTTGGAAACGAATGTCACAAATCGTTTCGCCAAAACACTGATAACAAGCAAAGTAAAGAACGCGGAAGATGAGGCTGCGGAAGCCACATTTTCGGTCATCATTCCCGAACAAGCCTTTATAACGGGTTTGATAATGGAAATCGATGGTAAAAACTACACAGCTTATGTTGAAGAAAAACAACAGGCGAAGAAGACGTACGACGAAGCCGTGTTGAGAGGACAAACCGCTGCGCACGTCAGTGCAAGTGCCAGAGACTCCAATCGTTTTTCGGTTGATGTTAATTTAGAACCTCAGAGCAAGgccgtattttatttaacctaCGAAGAGCTTCTGCAAAGGAACAAGGATCAATATGAAATTGTTCTCAACATCCATCCCGGACAACCTGTCAAGAATCTAAATGCTAAGGTATCCAACAggcgaataaaaaataaataaaaataagtaacaaattttatttacaggttttaataaatgagaCACGCCCCCTATCTTTTGTCAGGTCACCTTCCCTCAGATCTGGAAATGAAATAGGCAAAAAAAGTGACAATTTAGACCCAGAAGCTGacattaaaaacattgatGAAAAGACTGCAGTCGTTAAGTTTAGCCCAGATGTTGttaaacaaaaagaatatGCCAAAGAGTTAGGATCTAAAGAGGATGACGGATTTGCCGGTCAATTCATCGTTCAATACGACGTTAAAAGAGATAGCCAAGGAGGAGAAGTTTTGGTAGACGATGGTTACTTTGTACATTTCTTTGCCCCTAAGGATATTCCTGCAATACCCAAATATGTAGTTTTCGTACTGGACACAAGTGGAAGTATGTACGGAATTAGAATCCAGCAATTGAAGGAAGCCATgcaaaagattttaaatgaCTTGGATGCCAAAGATGTTTTCAATATCGTGGAGTTTAATACCGGTGCTAAAATTTGGAATATCGACGAAATGAAAGTGTCTTATAAAGAAGGTGACGATTATTATTACTCACCAACGGTCCAGAATGAAACGGtaagacattaaaaataaactgtgagtgaattttaacaaagtaattattttacagcTCGACGTTTGGCCTCCATTCTATAGTACTAAGTCGATCAAAAATGCCGAGAAAGTTCTTGAAATGTTACAGGCAGAAGGTGCTACTAACATTCAGGCTGCTTTGGAAGTAGCCCTAAAGTTAATCCAAAAGAACAAAAATGACAAGAATCAACCGATGATAGTGTTTTTAACTGATGGTGAAGTGACGCAGGGAGAATCTGAcgtcaacaaaattattgcCAAAGTATACTTAAaacgattattaattattaaattattaatttgttaattgtagATTTCCGAACTGAACACTCAAGAGGCAGCAATTTTCTCTTTATCGTTCGGAGACGGTGCTGACAGAGAGTTTCTCCGGAAAGTTTCGTTGAGCAACTCCGGATTCTCTAGACATATTTACGAAGGCGCAGATGCTGCCCTACAACTTCAAGAATTTTACAGGGAGATTTCCTCTCCATTACTTAccaaagttaatttcaaatatgtgTCTAACGTCACTGGATTAACAAAGACGGAATTTCCAATTCTATTCGACGGAAGTGAATTGGTAGTAGCTGGACGTTATGGTAAGTTAATTTGTGTTATAAAAAGTGAGTGCTTCCATAAATTTCATCCGTAGCTCCTAATGAGAAGTTTGAACCAGCCGTGGTGGACTGCTTTGGTGTTAACGGACCATTAAAATTACCAACCTCCATTGAGAAGCCAGTTACTAGTATTGAAAGATTATGGGCTTACCTTACAGTGAAACAGATATTACAAAAAAGGGAAACGTCAgacaataaaacacaattgacaaaagaagCTTTGGATATTGCATTGAAGTATGCGTTTGTTACTGACGTCACTTCTTTGGTAGTTGTTAAGCCCAACGATACGAGTACTGTGGAGGCGGAAGATGCCTCCAAAACTGAATTTAATAGACGTCTTGCATACGCTCCTTTAGCAGGTAAGTTTGTATACTCATAGTATACATAtggaattaattgaaatattttatagctgGTATTCAAACTTTCAACAGTCCATTATCCACCCCTTTGATGTATTACCCTGGTCGACCGGCATACCAAAGTTTTGCAGAaggtatattataataattgtatgttatttaatgttacTTAGAGATTATATCGTTTTCAGCAGATACCGATAGTGATAGAAGTAAGTTGACATTATGAATTCATATATGTAGTTTAAGTTAGTattaaaagacattttattaaattaattgcaaatgttttattgtagTAGAATTCGAATCTGGTGGTTACTTGGTATATCAGACTACTGTTTCACCATCCCCTCTTATTGCTACACACTATGATTGGTTATTGAGTTGGATAGATCAGTATGGAATATTCACTTATAAAAATGGTacgtattaaattcaatatagaaagaagattaaacatatttcacaATGTTACAGAGACTTATAATTTGGGAGTGGGTCAAACAATGAACGGTACTCTAATTAGCTGTGAAACTCcaactaaaataaatggtaCCTGCAAACTGTTGGAGAGTTGCAATGAATTATCTTCGATTGTGAAAAACCTTGATATATTATTGTCCTATTCTTGCAAAATCAACGAGTAAGTTACTAGGAATAtaactgataatttttattaatgctcTGCTTTTCAGATACACCGGTGTGTGTTGTCACGATGTAATGGCAAGTTCATCTAGCCCTTCCACtcccattaattaatacttatttatttaattctgcattttatttgtagaatattaataaagtgtgtactttaataaattgtgtctAACTGTgtcttatgtaaaatatttacgcCGATTAATTAAcagtataaaatatgtgaataattaatgaatgatttgataatttgttgatatcaaagtaattatttaccaGATCTCacttatttcaaatagaaaaCGTTCCCAAACACATGTCCACAATTATTAAAGAGTACTTGAGTAATGAAAAATCTAACTGTGTTTGAATGGCCATCTCTGTCCCCCGAGCACCTTTGACGTCAAATGTTACATAAATTGCCGGCAATATCTTTAAtagtattgaatatattatatataaataaaatttccagctatgtttatttgaaattctatttttatatcgCATTTTTGATATGAatgttagtaataaaaaaataattagtttattgcGACTcgcttataaataaaattattatcaaattaattattaacattgtgataatattaaatggaaTGTCAAATCATTATATGTGCGCATCTATAATATACTGTTTTGTATTTTACCAACCAATCTATTCAAAGAAAATCAAATCTGTTGACATGCTGGGGTTAATGGGTTATCCCCAGTGTAATGATTGTTTAGTATTTCTCgtctaataaacaaattaagtgCGGGAGGAAGGgagaaattgtatataatattaataccgATTCTTGGGAAATTTATAGAAGTGGTAGTTTTAATTCTCTAGACGTTTTGTACAAAAGGTACGTCTTCATgtgattgttttattacatttaaatagattaattatttaacattttagtatgattttaaaaatatttatatgcacATTACTGTGCATAATACTGCTAAAGGATGCCCGGTGTGGAACTGAGGAATTAATAGTAACTACTGAAGCAACAAATAAAGTTGCGGACACAAATgtaagattattaattacataacgAATTACCTTTTTAAGTTTTCCTTATAGAGGTCTATAACtccaaaaatatacgaaaTGAACATAGAAACTAACGTCACCAACAGATTTGCCACCACTTTAATAACcagtaaagttaaaaattttgatcaatCACCCCAAGAAACAACATTTTCTGTGGTACTGCCGGAAAGTGCGTTCATATCTGAGTTTATTATGGAAATGGGTGGGAAAAAGTACAAGGCGTACGTCAAAGAGAAGGAGGAAGCTAAAAGAATCTACGATAAGGtaccttaattttaaagtttgaaaggCCATCAAGAACGTAAATATTCTAGGCAGTGAGTCGAGGACAAGGGGCCGCCCATGTGAGGGTCAGAGCGAGAGATTCGAACAGATTCACAGTTAATGTAAACGTAGAGCCCGAAAGTAAAGCCATTTTTTACTTGACATACGAAGAACTACTTCAGAGACAACTCGAACAGTATGAAGTAGTCTTAAACATTCAGCCTGGACAGCCTGTTAAAGACCTGGATGTGAAAGTGTACATCGACGAGACTCGTCCCTTAAAATTCGTCAGAACTCCGGCATTGAGAACCGGCAATGAGAttgacaaaaacaaaaaggacAGTTTAGAAACGAATGctgacattaaattaattgggaACAACTCCGCTTTGGTGCATTTTAGTCCTGACATTGTCAGGCAAAAGGAATATGCGAAGGAATTGGGGACTAATGAGAATAACGGTTTGGCTGGACAATTTGTTGTTCAATATGATGTTGAGAGAGATCCTCAAGGCGGTGAAGTATGTTAAAGtaatcatcatttttgataatattaatataaaatttcagattttgGTCAACGAAGgatattttgttcattttttcgCACCAAGCGATTTGCCTCCACTACCAAAATATGTCTTGTTTGTCTTGGATACAAGTGGAAGTATGTTTGGGACCAGAATACGCCAGTTGAAGGATGCAATGAATAGTATTCTGTCCGATCTTAAACCTgaagacaaatttaatattattgaatttgcaACTGATGTCCAAGCATGGGacgtgaaaaatatttctgtgtcTTACAGAGAATCACGCACATGGAGCTATTCTAAAATGCAAAACCTACCTGaggtgaatatttaaataagaatttacatattttattaaaaaataatttatagaaaaaggaTTTGCCTGATGCGTATCAGGCTGAGGAAGGGAATATACAGAATGCCATGAAAGTGGTTAATCAGTTCCAAGCAATGGGAGCAACTAATATCAATAACGCCTTAAAAGTATCACTACAActgattgataaaaattttaatgagaaaaatcaaccaatgattatatttttgactGATGGCGAGGCAACAATTGGTGAGACTagcaataagaaaataatttccacAGTAAGCCATTATTAAGCCCAAAATATCTTTCAAGTTATGCTCACACTTATTCTTGTAGATTACCGAATTGAACACGAGGAAAGTTCCAATATTTACACTGTCTTTTGGAGATGAATCCGACAGAAAATTCTTGGAGAAAATCTCCTTGAAAAATAAAGGCTTTGCTAGACATATATACGAAGATGCTGATGCCTCTTTGCAATtggaaaatttctataaatcaaTCTCTTCACCCTTACTCACCAACATCAAATTCACTTACGTATCCAACACCACCGATCTCACCGAAACTCAGTTCCCCAT
Coding sequences:
- the LOC109596082 gene encoding inter-alpha-trypsin inhibitor heavy chain H4-like isoform X2, coding for MILKIFICTLLCIILLKDARCGTEELIVTTEATNKVADTNRSITPKIYEMNIETNVTNRFATTLITSKVKNFDQSPQETTFSVVLPESAFISEFIMEMGGKKYKAYVKEKEEAKRIYDKAVSRGQGAAHVRVRARDSNRFTVNVNVEPESKAIFYLTYEELLQRQLEQYEVVLNIQPGQPVKDLDVKVYIDETRPLKFVRTPALRTGNEIDKNKKDSLETNADIKLIGNNSALVHFSPDIVRQKEYAKELGTNENNGLAGQFVVQYDVERDPQGGEILVNEGYFVHFFAPSDLPPLPKYVLFVLDTSGSMFGTRIRQLKDAMNSILSDLKPEDKFNIIEFATDVQAWDVKNISVSYRESRTWSYSKMQNLPEVKKDLPDAYQAEEGNIQNAMKVVNQFQAMGATNINNALKVSLQLIDKNFNEKNQPMIIFLTDGEATIGETSNKKIISTITELNTRKVPIFTLSFGDESDRKFLEKISLKNKGFARHIYEDADASLQLENFYKSISSPLLTNIKFTYVSNTTDLTETQFPILFGGSEIVVTGRIIDPSFVHVDHQVVGFRAGQQIIMKPLIERPVSQLERLWAYLTLKQLLKHRKAAKNKKGPTQEALRIALKYSFVSDVTSLVVVKPNDTSAVDTEDASRKLPRHFPVQTGIQHRPTNPPSGPSFGGRNYISRSPITYPPLYFIRSYDDIVSPEHLVTPIYLIKSQLPWLNSILFPNGTLTTPTGLLNLGKNGNPAITSFPCPLTPKNSNGMCKSLFNCPEVYSQLVDLQTFLKFTCSFREYVATLKVL
- the LOC109596090 gene encoding inter-alpha-trypsin inhibitor heavy chain H3 isoform X2 — protein: MGHLHQFIICLSTFISLAICAPQQSLVISSPPPPLDIPGTSESPVSEAPKPIPKIYEMNLETNVTNRFAKTLITSKVKNAEDEAAEATFSVIIPEQAFITGLIMEIDGKNYTAYVEEKQQAKKTYDEAVLRGQTAAHVSASARDSNRFSVDVNLEPQSKAVFYLTYEELLQRNKDQYEIVLNIHPGQPVKNLNAKVLINETRPLSFVRSPSLRSGNEIGKKSDNLDPEADIKNIDEKTAVVKFSPDVVKQKEYAKELGSKEDDGFAGQFIVQYDVKRDSQGGEVLVDDGYFVHFFAPKDIPAIPKYVVFVLDTSGSMYGIRIQQLKEAMQKILNDLDAKDVFNIVEFNTGAKIWNIDEMKVSYKEGDDYYYSPTVQNETLDVWPPFYSTKSIKNAEKVLEMLQAEGATNIQAALEVALKLIQKNKNDKNQPMIVFLTDGEVTQGESDVNKIIAKISELNTQEAAIFSLSFGDGADREFLRKVSLSNSGFSRHIYEGADAALQLQEFYREISSPLLTKVNFKYVSNVTGLTKTEFPILFDGSELVVAGRYAPNEKFEPAVVDCFGVNGPLKLPTSIEKPVTSIERLWAYLTVKQILQKRETSDNKTQLTKEALDIALKYAFVTDVTSLVVVKPNDTSTVEAEDASKTEFNRRLAYAPLAAGIQTFNSPLSTPLMYYPGRPAYQSFAEDTDSDRIEFESGGYLVYQTTVSPSPLIATHYDWLLSWIDQYGIFTYKNETYNLGVGQTMNGTLISCETPTKINGTCKLLESCNELSSIVKNLDILLSYSCKINEYTGVCCHDVMASSSSPSTPIN
- the LOC109596082 gene encoding inter-alpha-trypsin inhibitor heavy chain H4-like isoform X1: MILKIFICTLLCIILLKDARCGTEELIVTTEATNKVADTNRSITPKIYEMNIETNVTNRFATTLITSKVKNFDQSPQETTFSVVLPESAFISEFIMEMGGKKYKAYVKEKEEAKRIYDKAVSRGQGAAHVRVRARDSNRFTVNVNVEPESKAIFYLTYEELLQRQLEQYEVVLNIQPGQPVKDLDVKVYIDETRPLKFVRTPALRTGNEIDKNKKDSLETNADIKLIGNNSALVHFSPDIVRQKEYAKELGTNENNGLAGQFVVQYDVERDPQGGEILVNEGYFVHFFAPSDLPPLPKYVLFVLDTSGSMFGTRIRQLKDAMNSILSDLKPEDKFNIIEFATDVQAWDVKNISVSYRESRTWSYSKMQNLPEVKKDLPDAYQAEEGNIQNAMKVVNQFQAMGATNINNALKVSLQLIDKNFNEKNQPMIIFLTDGEATIGETSNKKIISTITELNTRKVPIFTLSFGDESDRKFLEKISLKNKGFARHIYEDADASLQLENFYKSISSPLLTNIKFTYVSNTTDLTETQFPILFGGSEIVVTGRIIDPSFVHVDHQVVGFRAGQQIIMKPLIERPVSQLERLWAYLTLKQLLKHRKAAKNKKGPTQEALRIALKYSFVSDVTSLVVVKPNDTSAVDTEDASRKLPRHFPVQTGIQHRPTNPPSGPSFGGRNYISRSPITYPPLYFIRSYDDIVSPEHLVTPIYLIKSQLPWLNSILFPNGTLTTPTGLLNLGKNGNPAITSFPCPLTPKNSNGMCKSLFNCPEVYSQLVDLQTFLKFTCSFREYTGICCPS
- the LOC109596090 gene encoding inter-alpha-trypsin inhibitor heavy chain H3 isoform X4, which gives rise to MGHLHQFIICLSTFISLAICAPQQSLVISSPPPPLDIPGTSESPVSEAPKPIPKIYEMNLETNVTNRFAKTLITSKVKNAEDEAAEATFSVIIPEQAFITGLIMEIDGKNYTAYVEEKQQAKKTYDEAVLRGQTAAHVSASARDSNRFSVDVNLEPQSKAVFYLTYEELLQRNKDQYEIVLNIHPGQPVKNLNAKVLINETRPLSFVRSPSLRSGNEIGKKSDNLDPEADIKNIDEKTAVVKFSPDVVKQKEYAKELGSKEDDGFAGQFIVQYDVKRDSQGGEVLVDDGYFVHFFAPKDIPAIPKYVVFVLDTSGSMYGIRIQQLKEAMQKILNDLDAKDVFNIVEFNTGAKIWNIDEMKVSYKEGDDYYYSPTVQNETLDVWPPFYSTKSIKNAEKVLEMLQAEGATNIQAALEVALKLIQKNKNDKNQPMIVFLTDGEVTQGESDVNKIIAKISELNTQEAAIFSLSFGDGADREFLRKVSLSNSGFSRHIYEGADAALQLQEFYREISSPLLTKVNFKYVSNVTGLTKTEFPILFDGSELVVAGRYAPNEKFEPAVVDCFGVNGPLKLPTSIEKPVTSIERLWAYLTVKQILQKRETSDNKTQLTKEALDIALKYAFVTDVTSLVVVKPNDTSTVEAEDASKTEFNRRLAYAPLAAGIQTFNSPLSTPLMYYPGRPAYQSFAEDTDSDRKFESGGYLVYQTTVSPSPLIATHYDWLLSWIDQYGIFTYKNETYNLGVGQTMNGTLISCETPTKINGTCKLLESCNELSSIVKNLDILLSYSCKINEYTGVCCHDVMASSSSPSTPIN
- the LOC109596090 gene encoding inter-alpha-trypsin inhibitor heavy chain H3 isoform X3; this encodes MGHLHQFIICLSTFISLAICAPQQSLVISSPPPPLDIPGTSESPVSEAPKPIPKIYEMNLETNVTNRFAKTLITSKVKNAEDEAAEATFSVIIPEQAFITGLIMEIDGKNYTAYVEEKQQAKKTYDEAVLRGQTAAHVSASARDSNRFSVDVNLEPQSKAVFYLTYEELLQRNKDQYEIVLNIHPGQPVKNLNAKVLINETRPLSFVRSPSLRSGNEIGKKSDNLDPEADIKNIDEKTAVVKFSPDVVKQKEYAKELGSKEDDGFAGQFIVQYDVKRDSQGGEVLVDDGYFVHFFAPKDIPAIPKYVVFVLDTSGSMYGIRIQQLKEAMQKILNDLDAKDVFNIVEFNTGAKIWNIDEMKVSYKEGDDYYYSPTVQNETLDVWPPFYSTKSIKNAEKVLEMLQAEGATNIQAALEVALKLIQKNKNDKNQPMIVFLTDGEVTQGESDVNKIIAKISELNTQEAAIFSLSFGDGADREFLRKVSLSNSGFSRHIYEGADAALQLQEFYREISSPLLTKVNFKYVSNVTGLTKTEFPILFDGSELVVAGRYAPNEKFEPAVVDCFGVNGPLKLPTSIEKPVTSIERLWAYLTVKQILQKRETSDNKTQLTKEALDIALKYAFVTDVTSLVVVKPNDTSTVEAEDASKTEFNRRLAYAPLAAGIQTFNSPLSTPLMYYPGRPAYQSFAEADTDSDRKFESGGYLVYQTTVSPSPLIATHYDWLLSWIDQYGIFTYKNETYNLGVGQTMNGTLISCETPTKINGTCKLLESCNELSSIVKNLDILLSYSCKINEYTGVCCHDVMASSSSPSTPIN
- the LOC109596090 gene encoding inter-alpha-trypsin inhibitor heavy chain H3 isoform X1, with the protein product MGHLHQFIICLSTFISLAICAPQQSLVISSPPPPLDIPGTSESPVSEAPKPIPKIYEMNLETNVTNRFAKTLITSKVKNAEDEAAEATFSVIIPEQAFITGLIMEIDGKNYTAYVEEKQQAKKTYDEAVLRGQTAAHVSASARDSNRFSVDVNLEPQSKAVFYLTYEELLQRNKDQYEIVLNIHPGQPVKNLNAKVLINETRPLSFVRSPSLRSGNEIGKKSDNLDPEADIKNIDEKTAVVKFSPDVVKQKEYAKELGSKEDDGFAGQFIVQYDVKRDSQGGEVLVDDGYFVHFFAPKDIPAIPKYVVFVLDTSGSMYGIRIQQLKEAMQKILNDLDAKDVFNIVEFNTGAKIWNIDEMKVSYKEGDDYYYSPTVQNETLDVWPPFYSTKSIKNAEKVLEMLQAEGATNIQAALEVALKLIQKNKNDKNQPMIVFLTDGEVTQGESDVNKIIAKISELNTQEAAIFSLSFGDGADREFLRKVSLSNSGFSRHIYEGADAALQLQEFYREISSPLLTKVNFKYVSNVTGLTKTEFPILFDGSELVVAGRYAPNEKFEPAVVDCFGVNGPLKLPTSIEKPVTSIERLWAYLTVKQILQKRETSDNKTQLTKEALDIALKYAFVTDVTSLVVVKPNDTSTVEAEDASKTEFNRRLAYAPLAAGIQTFNSPLSTPLMYYPGRPAYQSFAEADTDSDRIEFESGGYLVYQTTVSPSPLIATHYDWLLSWIDQYGIFTYKNETYNLGVGQTMNGTLISCETPTKINGTCKLLESCNELSSIVKNLDILLSYSCKINEYTGVCCHDVMASSSSPSTPIN
- the LOC109596082 gene encoding inter-alpha-trypsin inhibitor heavy chain H4-like isoform X3 — protein: MILKIFICTLLCIILLKDARCGTEELIVTTEATNKVADTNRSITPKIYEMNIETNVTNRFATTLITSKVKNFDQSPQETTFSVVLPESAFISEFIMEMGGKKYKAYVKEKEEAKRIYDKAVSRGQGAAHVRVRARDSNRFTVNVNVEPESKAIFYLTYEELLQRQLEQYEVVLNIQPGQPVKDLDVKVYIDETRPLKFVRTPALRTGNEIDKNKKDSLETNADIKLIGNNSALVHFSPDIVRQKEYAKELGTNENNGLAGQFVVQYDVERDPQGGEILVNEGYFVHFFAPSDLPPLPKYVLFVLDTSGSMFGTRIRQLKDAMNSILSDLKPEDKFNIIEFATDVQAWDVKNISVSYRESRTWSYSKMQNLPEKKDLPDAYQAEEGNIQNAMKVVNQFQAMGATNINNALKVSLQLIDKNFNEKNQPMIIFLTDGEATIGETSNKKIISTITELNTRKVPIFTLSFGDESDRKFLEKISLKNKGFARHIYEDADASLQLENFYKSISSPLLTNIKFTYVSNTTDLTETQFPILFGGSEIVVTGRIIDPSFVHVDHQVVGFRAGQQIIMKPLIERPVSQLERLWAYLTLKQLLKHRKAAKNKKGPTQEALRIALKYSFVSDVTSLVVVKPNDTSAVDTEDASRKLPRHFPVQTGIQHRPTNPPSGPSFGGRNYISRSPITYPPLYFIRSYDDIVSPEHLVTPIYLIKSQLPWLNSILFPNGTLTTPTGLLNLGKNGNPAITSFPCPLTPKNSNGMCKSLFNCPEVYSQLVDLQTFLKFTCSFREYTGICCPS
- the LOC109596090 gene encoding inter-alpha-trypsin inhibitor heavy chain H3 isoform X5, with the protein product MGHLHQFIICLSTFISLAICAPQQSLVISSPPPPLDIPGTSESPVSEAPKPIPKIYEMNLETNVTNRFAKTLITSKVKNAEDEAAEATFSVIIPEQAFITGLIMEIDGKNYTAYVEEKQQAKKTYDEAVLRGQTAAHVSASARDSNRFSVDVNLEPQSKAVFYLTYEELLQRNKDQYEIVLNIHPGQPVKNLNAKVLINETRPLSFVRSPSLRSGNEIGKKSDNLDPEADIKNIDEKTAVVKFSPDVVKQKEYAKELGSKEDDGFAGQFIVQYDVKRDSQGGEVLVDDGYFVHFFAPKDIPAIPKYVVFVLDTSGSMYGIRIQQLKEAMQKILNDLDAKDVFNIVEFNTGAKIWNIDEMKVSYKEGDDYYYSPTVQNETLDVWPPFYSTKSIKNAEKVLEMLQAEGATNIQAALEVALKLIQKNKNDKNQPMIVFLTDGEVTQGESDVNKIIAKISELNTQEAAIFSLSFGDGADREFLRKVSLSNSGFSRHIYEGADAALQLQEFYREISSPLLTKVNFKYVSNVTGLTKTEFPILFDGSELVVAGRYAPNEKFEPAVVDCFGVNGPLKLPTSIEKPVTSIERLWAYLTVKQILQKRETSDNKTQLTKEALDIALKYAFVTDVTSLVVVKPNDTSTVEAEDASKTEFNRRLAYAPLAAGIQTFNSPLSTPLMYYPGRPAYQSFAEVEFESGGYLVYQTTVSPSPLIATHYDWLLSWIDQYGIFTYKNETYNLGVGQTMNGTLISCETPTKINGTCKLLESCNELSSIVKNLDILLSYSCKINEYTGVCCHDVMASSSSPSTPIN